One window of Kosakonia cowanii JCM 10956 = DSM 18146 genomic DNA carries:
- a CDS encoding YnhF family membrane protein — translation MSTDLKYSLFTTVIVLSLIVFGALTAALH, via the coding sequence ATGAGCACCGATCTTAAGTATTCACTCTTCACTACCGTCATCGTTCTGAGCCTGATCGTTTTCGGCGCGCTGACCGCTGCACTGCATTGA
- a CDS encoding MFS transporter has translation MKINFPLLALAIGAFGIGTTEFSPMGLLPVIAQGVGVSIPAAGMLISAYAIGVMVGAPLMTLLLSHRGRRNALIFLMAIFTVGNVLSAIAPDYATLMIARIITSLNHGAFFGLGSVVAASVVAKEKQASAVATMFMGLTIANIGGVPAATWLGETIGWRMSFMATAGLGVISMVSLFFSLPKGGVGARPNVRNELAVLMRPQVLTALLTTVLGAGAMFTLYTYISPVLRTLTDATPVFVTAMLVLIGVGFSIGNYLGGKLADRSVTGTLKGFLLLLIVIMLAIPLLARSEIGAAIAMVVWGAATFAVVPPLQMRVMRVAHEAPGLSSSVNIGAFNLGNALGAAAGGAVISGGLGYSFVPVMGAIIAGLGLLLVLFSGRNSASRVCAAAE, from the coding sequence ATGAAAATAAATTTCCCCCTGCTTGCCCTGGCGATAGGCGCCTTTGGGATTGGTACCACCGAGTTCTCCCCGATGGGGTTACTGCCGGTGATTGCGCAGGGTGTTGGGGTCTCGATTCCGGCGGCGGGGATGCTGATCAGCGCCTATGCCATCGGCGTTATGGTGGGCGCGCCGCTGATGACGCTGCTGCTTTCCCATCGCGGCCGTCGTAACGCGCTGATTTTCTTAATGGCGATCTTCACCGTCGGCAATGTGCTCTCTGCTATTGCGCCGGATTACGCCACCCTGATGATCGCCCGTATCATCACCAGCCTTAACCACGGCGCCTTCTTCGGCCTTGGCTCGGTGGTAGCCGCGAGCGTTGTCGCGAAAGAGAAGCAGGCCAGCGCGGTGGCGACGATGTTTATGGGGCTGACTATCGCCAATATCGGCGGTGTGCCTGCCGCCACCTGGCTTGGGGAGACGATCGGCTGGCGCATGTCGTTTATGGCAACCGCCGGGCTTGGGGTGATCTCCATGGTCTCGCTCTTCTTCTCATTACCGAAAGGCGGCGTGGGCGCGCGACCCAACGTGCGCAACGAGCTCGCGGTACTGATGCGCCCGCAGGTGCTGACGGCGCTGCTGACTACCGTGCTCGGTGCCGGTGCAATGTTCACTCTCTATACCTACATCTCACCGGTGTTGCGCACACTGACTGACGCCACGCCGGTGTTTGTCACCGCCATGCTGGTGCTGATTGGCGTGGGTTTCTCGATTGGCAATTATCTGGGTGGGAAACTGGCGGACCGCTCGGTAACCGGCACCCTGAAAGGCTTTTTACTGCTGCTGATTGTTATCATGCTGGCGATCCCGCTGCTGGCGCGCAGTGAGATTGGTGCGGCGATCGCGATGGTGGTGTGGGGCGCTGCAACATTCGCGGTGGTGCCGCCGTTGCAGATGCGCGTGATGCGTGTTGCCCATGAAGCACCGGGGCTGTCGTCATCGGTCAATATTGGTGCATTTAACCTGGGTAATGCCCTTGGCGCGGCGGCAGGTGGTGCGGTGATCTCCGGCGGTCTCGGCTACAGTTTTGTTCCGGTGATGGGGGCGATTATTGCCGGGCTGGGGCTGCTGCTGGTGCTCTTCTCCGGGCGTAATTCAGCGTCGCGCGTCTGTGCGGCGGCGGAGTAA
- a CDS encoding C40 family peptidase, whose product MARIPKASITLCALLFTTLSFTPLASASEQAPASAVQKTHLAKASERKKKNSSTKTAKKSSGTPAEKVRSKKTAKNKTSTKTIKKKNSATPQKTAKTPSRRKASSSLKTTTVSWTEKCTPRKGHKPHCIKVKSSQAGTLADVHKLRVQKVQKTAMSKLMNQLGKPYHWGGTSPKTGFDCSGLVYYAYKDLVKFRIPRTANEMYHLRDASPVNLRELESGDLVFFRTQGRGTADHVGVYVGNGKFIQSPRSGQDIQVTSLSEDYWQRHYVGARRVVTPKTIR is encoded by the coding sequence GTGGCGCGGATACCAAAAGCTTCAATCACGCTCTGTGCTTTGTTGTTCACCACATTGTCTTTCACGCCATTAGCGAGCGCTTCTGAACAAGCGCCAGCCTCGGCCGTGCAAAAAACACATCTGGCGAAAGCATCCGAACGTAAGAAAAAAAACAGTTCTACAAAAACAGCAAAGAAAAGCAGTGGCACTCCAGCAGAAAAAGTCAGAAGTAAAAAAACCGCAAAAAACAAAACATCGACCAAAACGATAAAAAAGAAAAACAGCGCTACCCCGCAGAAAACCGCTAAAACTCCCTCGCGTCGTAAAGCATCCAGCTCACTGAAAACTACAACCGTTAGCTGGACTGAGAAGTGTACGCCGCGCAAAGGCCACAAGCCGCACTGTATTAAAGTGAAAAGCAGCCAGGCCGGCACGCTAGCTGACGTGCATAAACTGCGCGTGCAAAAAGTGCAAAAAACCGCGATGTCGAAGCTGATGAACCAGCTCGGCAAACCTTACCACTGGGGCGGTACCTCGCCGAAAACCGGTTTTGATTGCAGCGGGCTGGTCTATTACGCCTATAAAGATCTGGTGAAATTCCGTATTCCGCGTACCGCCAATGAGATGTATCACCTGCGTGATGCCTCGCCGGTTAACCTGCGCGAACTGGAGAGCGGCGATCTGGTCTTCTTCCGCACTCAGGGTCGCGGCACCGCCGATCACGTTGGCGTCTATGTCGGCAACGGCAAATTTATCCAGTCACCGCGCAGCGGCCAGGATATTCAGGTCACTTCATTAAGCGAAGATTACTGGCAGCGCCACTATGTTGGTGCACGCCGCGTAGTGACACCGAAAACCATTCGCTAA
- a CDS encoding Grx4 family monothiol glutaredoxin — protein MSETLEKIQRQIAENPILLYMKGSPKLPSCGFSAQAVQALSACGERFAYVDILQNPDIRAELPKYANWPTFPQLWVEGELVGGCDIIIEMYQRGELQPLIKEAAAKYKGVPDAE, from the coding sequence ATGAGTGAGACTCTTGAGAAAATTCAGCGCCAGATCGCTGAGAACCCGATTCTGCTGTACATGAAAGGCTCGCCGAAACTGCCAAGCTGCGGTTTCTCCGCCCAGGCCGTTCAGGCGCTCTCTGCATGCGGCGAGCGTTTTGCCTATGTGGATATCCTGCAAAACCCGGATATCCGTGCCGAACTGCCAAAATATGCAAACTGGCCAACCTTCCCGCAGCTGTGGGTTGAGGGTGAGCTGGTTGGCGGCTGCGATATCATTATCGAGATGTATCAGCGCGGTGAATTGCAGCCGCTGATCAAAGAGGCCGCAGCGAAATATAAAGGCGTACCGGACGCCGAATAA
- a CDS encoding omptin family outer membrane protease: MMKTIDKMIALMTLLFAFSATAQQPLASKEDVMTRISLGTLSGTAKERVYDTDEGGRKLSELDWRYRHAVVVQGSIEWPVRSWLTFGASGWTTVAHSGSKMDDYDWQQASQSRWTDHSSHPNTWLNFANQWDLNLTGWFVYQPDWRLGVMGGYRQSRTSFSAHGGTFSRDNGAKVGRFDDVKVLGYSQRFNMPYVGLTGRYRYGNVEAGTSLKYSRWISAQATDQHYLRSITFSDTTRHQRSFSLSANVGYYVTQQVKLYLESTWDRTLNKKGINTATFSREGTYARASFKDSAGIEHSSLLTTAGLVYHF; encoded by the coding sequence ATGATGAAAACAATAGACAAGATGATTGCGTTGATGACGCTTCTCTTTGCTTTTTCAGCCACGGCGCAACAGCCGCTGGCAAGCAAGGAGGATGTGATGACCCGTATCTCACTGGGCACCCTAAGCGGAACGGCGAAGGAGCGGGTCTACGACACCGATGAGGGTGGACGCAAACTCAGCGAGCTTGACTGGCGCTATCGTCACGCTGTTGTGGTGCAGGGCTCTATCGAGTGGCCGGTGCGGTCCTGGCTCACTTTCGGTGCGTCCGGCTGGACAACTGTCGCGCACAGTGGCAGCAAGATGGATGATTACGACTGGCAGCAGGCATCGCAATCCCGATGGACCGACCACAGCTCTCACCCTAATACGTGGCTCAATTTCGCTAACCAGTGGGATCTCAATCTGACCGGCTGGTTCGTTTACCAGCCTGACTGGCGGCTTGGCGTGATGGGCGGCTATCGGCAAAGCCGTACCAGCTTCTCTGCGCACGGCGGAACCTTCAGCCGTGATAATGGCGCAAAGGTTGGCCGTTTCGATGATGTGAAAGTTCTCGGATATTCACAGCGCTTCAACATGCCCTATGTTGGCCTTACCGGTCGTTATCGCTATGGCAATGTTGAAGCAGGAACCAGCCTGAAATATAGCCGCTGGATAAGTGCGCAGGCGACAGACCAGCACTACTTACGCAGCATCACCTTCAGCGATACTACCCGGCACCAGCGGAGCTTTTCCCTTTCGGCTAACGTCGGCTATTACGTCACGCAGCAGGTAAAGCTCTATCTGGAAAGCACCTGGGACCGCACGTTAAATAAAAAAGGGATCAATACCGCCACCTTCTCCAGGGAGGGAACCTATGCGCGTGCCTCTTTCAAGGATAGCGCCGGGATAGAACACTCCTCGCTGCTCACTACCGCCGGGCTGGTCTACCACTTTTAA